The following coding sequences are from one Ruania zhangjianzhongii window:
- the ssb gene encoding single-stranded DNA-binding protein, protein MYDTELTVAGNLTADPDLRFAPSGAASARFTLASTPRVFDSRTGRWADGETLFIRCVAWRDLAENAGESLSKGVRVLARGRLRQREYETSAGERRQVVELEVDECGPSLRFATTSVSRSRRNPSTLSSEWSSNGDQ, encoded by the coding sequence ATGTATGACACGGAACTGACGGTGGCGGGCAACCTGACCGCCGATCCTGATCTGCGATTCGCGCCAAGCGGCGCCGCGTCCGCCCGCTTCACCCTCGCCTCGACGCCGCGCGTGTTCGACTCCCGCACCGGGCGATGGGCAGATGGTGAGACTCTGTTCATTCGCTGCGTGGCGTGGCGTGATCTGGCAGAGAATGCTGGAGAGTCGCTGTCCAAGGGAGTGCGGGTCTTGGCCCGTGGTCGCCTGCGTCAGCGCGAGTACGAGACATCGGCGGGGGAGCGTCGGCAGGTCGTGGAGCTGGAAGTCGATGAGTGTGGACCGTCGCTACGGTTTGCCACGACCTCGGTGAGCCGGTCCCGGCGGAATCCTTCCACCTTGAGTTCGGAATGGAGTTCTAACGGTGACCAGTGA
- a CDS encoding MinD/ParA family ATP-binding protein — MTFGLASPSPDPRVVEWHADRAAVNANFPRLLTAMVANPKGGRGKTPLSLLLAAAFGELRGGGVCAWDNNETLGTMGIRTEVGPYRTTVVDLVDDLDRFEHVRARRGDLGQYTHHQAAGHFDALISDEDPTRMAMVDREQFERIHELLGRFYNIIMIDTGNNPKAANFVAALAASDVLVIPIQWTRDSVVTAGRLVDQLREAGREDLVASAVTVVSDKGQSLKASPEQVASWREWFTDTTGSIINVPFDPHIAEDGVLRWDALQEGTQRALVRVAAAISHAFSHRVSQTGVRQ, encoded by the coding sequence ATGACCTTCGGCTTGGCCTCACCTTCGCCCGATCCACGGGTGGTGGAGTGGCATGCTGACCGGGCGGCCGTCAACGCCAACTTTCCGCGGCTGCTGACGGCCATGGTGGCGAACCCCAAGGGTGGTCGGGGCAAGACCCCGCTATCGCTGCTTCTGGCTGCCGCATTCGGGGAGCTGCGTGGCGGGGGAGTGTGCGCCTGGGACAACAACGAGACTCTGGGCACGATGGGAATCCGCACGGAGGTTGGGCCGTACCGGACGACGGTTGTGGACCTGGTGGATGACCTGGACAGGTTCGAGCACGTACGTGCTCGACGTGGCGATCTCGGCCAATACACCCACCATCAGGCCGCCGGCCATTTCGATGCGCTGATCTCAGATGAAGACCCGACTCGGATGGCGATGGTTGACCGGGAGCAGTTCGAGCGCATTCACGAGCTGCTCGGCCGGTTCTACAACATCATCATGATCGACACCGGCAACAACCCGAAGGCGGCGAACTTCGTGGCCGCCCTGGCGGCCTCGGACGTGTTGGTGATCCCGATCCAGTGGACTCGTGACTCAGTCGTGACCGCCGGGCGACTGGTGGACCAGCTGCGCGAAGCCGGCCGGGAGGACTTGGTGGCCTCGGCCGTGACCGTGGTCTCGGACAAGGGCCAGTCCTTGAAAGCATCCCCGGAACAGGTGGCCTCGTGGCGGGAATGGTTCACCGACACCACCGGCAGCATCATCAACGTGCCCTTCGACCCGCACATCGCTGAGGACGGTGTGCTGCGCTGGGATGCGCTGCAGGAAGGCACCCAGAGAGCCCTCGTGCGGGTCGCGGCCGCGATCTCGCACGCGTTCAGTCACCGCGTTTCACAGACAGGAGTACGGCAGTGA